A region from the Melopsittacus undulatus isolate bMelUnd1 chromosome 13, bMelUnd1.mat.Z, whole genome shotgun sequence genome encodes:
- the LOC101871320 gene encoding huntingtin-interacting protein 1 isoform X4, which produces MELGKVTVSINKAINAQEVAVKEKHARTCILGTHHEKGAQTFWSVVNRLPLSGNAVLCWKFCHVFHKLLRDGHSNVLKDSLRYKNELSDMSRMWGHLSEGYGQLCSIYLKLLRTKMEFHTKNPRFPGNLQMSDRQLDEAGENDVNNFFQLTVEMFDYLECELNLFQTVFSSLDMSRSVSVTAAGQCRLAPLIQVILDCSHLYDYTVKLLFKLHSCLPADTLQGHRDRFLEQFRKLKDLFYRSSNLQYFKRLIQIPQLPENPPNFLRASALSEHISPVVVIPAEASSPDSEPITDLVEMDTASQSLFDSKFDDIFGSSLGNDPFNFNSQNGMNKDDKDRLIEQLYGEIAALKEELENYKAESARGMMQLRGRTSELEAELAEQQHLKQQAQDESEFLRTELEELKKQREDTEKAQRSLTEIERRAQANEQRYSKLKEKYSELVQNHADLLRKNAEVTKQVTAARQAQGDVEREKKELEDSFQRVSEQAQRKVSRTEHGTWQDDWGSSHRGSGANLSPCWQSQEQAEVLDTLKRELAASRQELQVLQGTLESSTQARAEQSTRITGLEQERDSLSRAAERHGEEVAALHAELQQMRDRLGREQESSKMELEMLQVQLRDKESKEQALQQRVAEEQFALLQGTAQEAKRMVQDALSRLEDPAHMACTGSADCLLSRTLAASECVERLQDAHGKYVSDHTAIGSLLPCLALFAHLVSDTLLQGSATSHLAPMEPADRLLEACKQCGSEAVSYLSALQDPGKVKGADCSLLTTCLSRIGTIGQELRPRGLDVKQEELGDLVDKEMAATAAAIETAAARIEEMLSKARAGDTGVKLEVNERILGSCTGLMQAIRVLVLASKDLQREIVESGRGAASPKEFYAKNSRWTEGLISASKAVGWGATVMVDAADLVVQGKGTFEELMVCSREIAASTAQLVAASKVKADKDSANLCKLQQASRGVTQATASVVASTKAGKSQVEEKDSMDFSSMTLTQIKRQEMDSQVRVLELENQLQKERQKLGELRKKHYELAGVAEGWEDAAD; this is translated from the exons ATGGAGCTGGGCAAGGTG actgTCAGCATCAATAAGGCCATTAATGCGCAGGAAGTGGCTGTCAAGGAGAAACATGCCAGAA CATGCATCCTGGGCACGCATCACGAGAAGGGAGCACAGACCTTCTGGTCGGTGGTGAACCGGCTGCCGCTGTCCGGGAATGCCGTGCTCTGCTGGAAGTTCTGCCATGTCTTCCACAAGCTCCTCCGGGATGGCCACTCGAAT GTCCTGAAAGACTCTCTGAGATACAAGAATGAGCTGAGTGACATGAGCAGGATGTGG GGTCACCTGAGCGAGGGCTatgggcagctctgcagcatctaCCTCAAACTGCTGAGAACCAAGATGGAGTTTCACACCAAG AATCCTCGCTTCCCTGGCAACCTCCAGATGTCCGACCGGCAGCTCGATGAGGCAGGAGAGAACGATGTCAATAACTT TTTTCAGCTGACAGTGGAGATGTTTGACTACCTGGAGTGTGAGCTGAACCTCTTCCAGACAG tgttcagTTCCCTGGACATGTCCCGCTCGGTGTCGGTGACAGCCGCAGGTCAGTGCCGCCTGGCCCCGCTCATCCAGGTCATCCTGGACTGCAGCCACCTCTATGACTACACCGTCAAGCTGCTCTTCAAACTCCATTCCT GTCTGCCGGCAGATACACTGCAGGGCCACCGGGATCGGTTCCTAGAGCAGTTCAGAAA GCTGAAGGACCTTTTCTACCGCTCCAGCAACCTGCAGTACTTCAAGCGGCTGATTCAGATCCCACAGCTGCCGGAG AACCCCCCCAATTTCCTGCGCGCCTCTGCACTCTCCGAGCACATCAGCCCTGTGGTGGTCATCCCTGCTGAGGCATCCTCACCCGACAGTGAGCCCATCACAGACCTGGTGGAGATGGACACAGCCTCACAG AGCCTGTTTGACAGCAAGTTTGACGACATCTTCGGCAGCTCTTTGGGCAATGACCCCTTCAACTTCAACAGCCAGAACGGGATGAACAAGGATGACAA GGACCGCTTGATCGAGCAGCTTTATGGGGAGATCGCGGCTctgaaggaggagctggagaaCTACAAGGCTGAG AGCGCCCGGGGCATGATGCAGCTCCGTGGTCGCACCAGTGAGCTGGAGGCTGAgctggctgagcagcagcacctgaagcagcaggcacaggatgAGAGCGAGTTTCTGCGCACGGAGCTGGAGGAACTGAAGAAGCAGCGGGAGGACACGGAGAAGGCACAGAGGAGCCTGACCGAGATTGAAC ggcGGGCACAGGCCAACGAGCAGCGCTACAGCAAGTTGAAGGAGAAGTACAGTGAGCTGGTGCAGAACCACGCTGACCTGCTGCGGAAG AACGCAGAGGTGACCAAGCAGGTGACAGCAGCCAGGCAGGCCCAGGGGGATGTGGAGCGGGAgaagaaggagctggaggacTCCTTCCAGCGGGTGAGCGAGCAGGCTCAGAGGAAGGTGAGTAGGACTGAGCATGGGACATGGCAGGATGACTGGGGGAGCTCCCATCGGGGCTCTGGTGCCAACCTCTCTCCCTGCTGGCAGtctcaggagcaggcagaggtgcTGGACACTCTGAAGAGGGAGCTGGcagccagcaggcaggagctgcaggtccTCCAGGGCACACTGGAGTCCAGCACACAG GCAAGAGCGGAGCAGAGCACCCGAATCACCGGCCTGGAGCAGGAGAGGGACAGCCTGAGCCGGGCAGCGGAGCGGCATGGGGAGGAGGTGGCTGCCCTgcatgctgagctgcagcagatgCGGGACAGGCTTGGCCgtgagcaggagagcagcaagaTGGAGCTGGAGATGTTGCAGGTCCAGCTGAGAGACAAG GAGAGCAAggagcaggctctgcagcagcgTGTGGCTGAGGAGCAGTttgccctgctgcagggcacCGCACAGGAGGCCAAGCGGATGGTGCAGGATGCCCTCAGCCGTCTGGAGGATCCTGCCCACATGGCCTGCACTGGCTCAGCAG ATTGCCTCCTGTCCAGGACACTGGCAGCCTCTGAGTGCGTGGAGAGGCTGCAGGATGCACACGGCAAATACGTTTCCGACCACACAG CCATTGgctccctgctgccctgcctggccCTGTTTGCCCACCTCGTCAGTGACACCCTCCTGCAGGGCAGTGCGACCTCCCACCTGGCCCCAATGGAGCCTGCTGACC GTCTGCTGGAGGCATGCAAGCAGTGTGGCAGCGAGGCTGTGAGCTACCTCAGTGCCCTGCAGGACCCGGGCAAGGTGAAAGGTGCCGACTGCAGCCTGCTGACAACCTGCCTGAGCCGTATCGGCACCATTGGGCAG GAGCTGCGGCCCAGAGGGCTGGATGTcaagcaggaggagctgggtgaCCTGGTGGACAAGGAGATGGCAGCAACAGCAGCGGCCATCGAAACAGCAGCTGCCCGCATTGAG GAGATGCTGAGCAAGGCACGGGCTGGTGACACTGGAGTCAAACTGGAAGTGAACGAGAG GATCCTGGGCTCCTGCACAGGCCTCATGCAGGCCATCCGTGTCCTGGTCCTGGCCTCCAAGGACCTCCAGAGAGAGATTGTGGAGAGTGGACGG GGTGCAGCATCCCCCAAGGAGTTCTATGCCAAGAATTCCCGCTGGACAGAGGGTCTCATCTCCGCCTCCAAGGCTGTGGGCTGGGGTGCCACTGTCATGGT tgatgctgccGACCTGGTTGTGCAAGGCAAGGGCACCTTCGAGGAGCTGATGGTCTGTTCACGGGAGATTGcagccagcactgcccagcTCGTGGCAGCCTCCAAG GTGAAGGCAGACAAAGACAGCGCCAACCTTTGCAAGCTCCAGCAAGCCTCGCGGGGCGTCACCCAGGCCACAGCCAGCGTGGTGGCCTCCACCAAGGCTGGGAAGTCCCAGGTGGAGGAGAAAG ACAGCATGGACTTCTCCAGCATGACACTCACCCAGATCAAGCGTCAGGAGATGGATTCCCAG GTGcgggtgctggagctggagaacCAGCTGCAGAAGGAGCGGCAGAAGCTGGGAGAGCTGCGCAAGAAGCATTACGAGCTGGCAGGAGTGGCAGAGGGCTGGGAGGACG CAGCGGATTAG
- the LOC101871320 gene encoding huntingtin-interacting protein 1 isoform X3, translating into MDRVSSSMRQVSNPLPKVLGRRAGGMEAERDGFERAQTVSINKAINAQEVAVKEKHARTCILGTHHEKGAQTFWSVVNRLPLSGNAVLCWKFCHVFHKLLRDGHSNVLKDSLRYKNELSDMSRMWGHLSEGYGQLCSIYLKLLRTKMEFHTKNPRFPGNLQMSDRQLDEAGENDVNNFFQLTVEMFDYLECELNLFQTVFSSLDMSRSVSVTAAGQCRLAPLIQVILDCSHLYDYTVKLLFKLHSCLPADTLQGHRDRFLEQFRKLKDLFYRSSNLQYFKRLIQIPQLPENPPNFLRASALSEHISPVVVIPAEASSPDSEPITDLVEMDTASQSLFDSKFDDIFGSSLGNDPFNFNSQNGMNKDDKDRLIEQLYGEIAALKEELENYKAESARGMMQLRGRTSELEAELAEQQHLKQQAQDESEFLRTELEELKKQREDTEKAQRSLTEIERRAQANEQRYSKLKEKYSELVQNHADLLRKNAEVTKQVTAARQAQGDVEREKKELEDSFQRVSEQAQRKSQEQAEVLDTLKRELAASRQELQVLQGTLESSTQARAEQSTRITGLEQERDSLSRAAERHGEEVAALHAELQQMRDRLGREQESSKMELEMLQVQLRDKESKEQALQQRVAEEQFALLQGTAQEAKRMVQDALSRLEDPAHMACTGSADCLLSRTLAASECVERLQDAHGKYVSDHTAIGSLLPCLALFAHLVSDTLLQGSATSHLAPMEPADRLLEACKQCGSEAVSYLSALQDPGKVKGADCSLLTTCLSRIGTIGQELRPRGLDVKQEELGDLVDKEMAATAAAIETAAARIEEMLSKARAGDTGVKLEVNERILGSCTGLMQAIRVLVLASKDLQREIVESGRGAASPKEFYAKNSRWTEGLISASKAVGWGATVMVDAADLVVQGKGTFEELMVCSREIAASTAQLVAASKVKADKDSANLCKLQQASRGVTQATASVVASTKAGKSQVEEKDSMDFSSMTLTQIKRQEMDSQVRVLELENQLQKERQKLGELRKKHYELAGVAEGWEDAAD; encoded by the exons actgTCAGCATCAATAAGGCCATTAATGCGCAGGAAGTGGCTGTCAAGGAGAAACATGCCAGAA CATGCATCCTGGGCACGCATCACGAGAAGGGAGCACAGACCTTCTGGTCGGTGGTGAACCGGCTGCCGCTGTCCGGGAATGCCGTGCTCTGCTGGAAGTTCTGCCATGTCTTCCACAAGCTCCTCCGGGATGGCCACTCGAAT GTCCTGAAAGACTCTCTGAGATACAAGAATGAGCTGAGTGACATGAGCAGGATGTGG GGTCACCTGAGCGAGGGCTatgggcagctctgcagcatctaCCTCAAACTGCTGAGAACCAAGATGGAGTTTCACACCAAG AATCCTCGCTTCCCTGGCAACCTCCAGATGTCCGACCGGCAGCTCGATGAGGCAGGAGAGAACGATGTCAATAACTT TTTTCAGCTGACAGTGGAGATGTTTGACTACCTGGAGTGTGAGCTGAACCTCTTCCAGACAG tgttcagTTCCCTGGACATGTCCCGCTCGGTGTCGGTGACAGCCGCAGGTCAGTGCCGCCTGGCCCCGCTCATCCAGGTCATCCTGGACTGCAGCCACCTCTATGACTACACCGTCAAGCTGCTCTTCAAACTCCATTCCT GTCTGCCGGCAGATACACTGCAGGGCCACCGGGATCGGTTCCTAGAGCAGTTCAGAAA GCTGAAGGACCTTTTCTACCGCTCCAGCAACCTGCAGTACTTCAAGCGGCTGATTCAGATCCCACAGCTGCCGGAG AACCCCCCCAATTTCCTGCGCGCCTCTGCACTCTCCGAGCACATCAGCCCTGTGGTGGTCATCCCTGCTGAGGCATCCTCACCCGACAGTGAGCCCATCACAGACCTGGTGGAGATGGACACAGCCTCACAG AGCCTGTTTGACAGCAAGTTTGACGACATCTTCGGCAGCTCTTTGGGCAATGACCCCTTCAACTTCAACAGCCAGAACGGGATGAACAAGGATGACAA GGACCGCTTGATCGAGCAGCTTTATGGGGAGATCGCGGCTctgaaggaggagctggagaaCTACAAGGCTGAG AGCGCCCGGGGCATGATGCAGCTCCGTGGTCGCACCAGTGAGCTGGAGGCTGAgctggctgagcagcagcacctgaagcagcaggcacaggatgAGAGCGAGTTTCTGCGCACGGAGCTGGAGGAACTGAAGAAGCAGCGGGAGGACACGGAGAAGGCACAGAGGAGCCTGACCGAGATTGAAC ggcGGGCACAGGCCAACGAGCAGCGCTACAGCAAGTTGAAGGAGAAGTACAGTGAGCTGGTGCAGAACCACGCTGACCTGCTGCGGAAG AACGCAGAGGTGACCAAGCAGGTGACAGCAGCCAGGCAGGCCCAGGGGGATGTGGAGCGGGAgaagaaggagctggaggacTCCTTCCAGCGGGTGAGCGAGCAGGCTCAGAGGAAG tctcaggagcaggcagaggtgcTGGACACTCTGAAGAGGGAGCTGGcagccagcaggcaggagctgcaggtccTCCAGGGCACACTGGAGTCCAGCACACAG GCAAGAGCGGAGCAGAGCACCCGAATCACCGGCCTGGAGCAGGAGAGGGACAGCCTGAGCCGGGCAGCGGAGCGGCATGGGGAGGAGGTGGCTGCCCTgcatgctgagctgcagcagatgCGGGACAGGCTTGGCCgtgagcaggagagcagcaagaTGGAGCTGGAGATGTTGCAGGTCCAGCTGAGAGACAAG GAGAGCAAggagcaggctctgcagcagcgTGTGGCTGAGGAGCAGTttgccctgctgcagggcacCGCACAGGAGGCCAAGCGGATGGTGCAGGATGCCCTCAGCCGTCTGGAGGATCCTGCCCACATGGCCTGCACTGGCTCAGCAG ATTGCCTCCTGTCCAGGACACTGGCAGCCTCTGAGTGCGTGGAGAGGCTGCAGGATGCACACGGCAAATACGTTTCCGACCACACAG CCATTGgctccctgctgccctgcctggccCTGTTTGCCCACCTCGTCAGTGACACCCTCCTGCAGGGCAGTGCGACCTCCCACCTGGCCCCAATGGAGCCTGCTGACC GTCTGCTGGAGGCATGCAAGCAGTGTGGCAGCGAGGCTGTGAGCTACCTCAGTGCCCTGCAGGACCCGGGCAAGGTGAAAGGTGCCGACTGCAGCCTGCTGACAACCTGCCTGAGCCGTATCGGCACCATTGGGCAG GAGCTGCGGCCCAGAGGGCTGGATGTcaagcaggaggagctgggtgaCCTGGTGGACAAGGAGATGGCAGCAACAGCAGCGGCCATCGAAACAGCAGCTGCCCGCATTGAG GAGATGCTGAGCAAGGCACGGGCTGGTGACACTGGAGTCAAACTGGAAGTGAACGAGAG GATCCTGGGCTCCTGCACAGGCCTCATGCAGGCCATCCGTGTCCTGGTCCTGGCCTCCAAGGACCTCCAGAGAGAGATTGTGGAGAGTGGACGG GGTGCAGCATCCCCCAAGGAGTTCTATGCCAAGAATTCCCGCTGGACAGAGGGTCTCATCTCCGCCTCCAAGGCTGTGGGCTGGGGTGCCACTGTCATGGT tgatgctgccGACCTGGTTGTGCAAGGCAAGGGCACCTTCGAGGAGCTGATGGTCTGTTCACGGGAGATTGcagccagcactgcccagcTCGTGGCAGCCTCCAAG GTGAAGGCAGACAAAGACAGCGCCAACCTTTGCAAGCTCCAGCAAGCCTCGCGGGGCGTCACCCAGGCCACAGCCAGCGTGGTGGCCTCCACCAAGGCTGGGAAGTCCCAGGTGGAGGAGAAAG ACAGCATGGACTTCTCCAGCATGACACTCACCCAGATCAAGCGTCAGGAGATGGATTCCCAG GTGcgggtgctggagctggagaacCAGCTGCAGAAGGAGCGGCAGAAGCTGGGAGAGCTGCGCAAGAAGCATTACGAGCTGGCAGGAGTGGCAGAGGGCTGGGAGGACG CAGCGGATTAG
- the LOC101871320 gene encoding huntingtin-interacting protein 1 isoform X2: MDRVSSSMRQVSNPLPKVLGRRAGGMEAERDGFERAQTVSINKAINAQEVAVKEKHARTCILGTHHEKGAQTFWSVVNRLPLSGNAVLCWKFCHVFHKLLRDGHSNVLKDSLRYKNELSDMSRMWGHLSEGYGQLCSIYLKLLRTKMEFHTKNPRFPGNLQMSDRQLDEAGENDVNNFFQLTVEMFDYLECELNLFQTVFSSLDMSRSVSVTAAGQCRLAPLIQVILDCSHLYDYTVKLLFKLHSCLPADTLQGHRDRFLEQFRKLKDLFYRSSNLQYFKRLIQIPQLPENPPNFLRASALSEHISPVVVIPAEASSPDSEPITDLVEMDTASQSLFDSKFDDIFGSSLGNDPFNFNSQNGMNKDDKDRLIEQLYGEIAALKEELENYKAESARGMMQLRGRTSELEAELAEQQHLKQQAQDESEFLRTELEELKKQREDTEKAQRSLTEIERRAQANEQRYSKLKEKYSELVQNHADLLRKNAEVTKQVTAARQAQGDVEREKKELEDSFQRVSEQAQRKSQEQAEVLDTLKRELAASRQELQVLQGTLESSTQARAEQSTRITGLEQERDSLSRAAERHGEEVAALHAELQQMRDRLGREQESSKMELEMLQVQLRDKQESKEQALQQRVAEEQFALLQGTAQEAKRMVQDALSRLEDPAHMACTGSADCLLSRTLAASECVERLQDAHGKYVSDHTAIGSLLPCLALFAHLVSDTLLQGSATSHLAPMEPADRLLEACKQCGSEAVSYLSALQDPGKVKGADCSLLTTCLSRIGTIGQELRPRGLDVKQEELGDLVDKEMAATAAAIETAAARIEEMLSKARAGDTGVKLEVNERILGSCTGLMQAIRVLVLASKDLQREIVESGRGAASPKEFYAKNSRWTEGLISASKAVGWGATVMVDAADLVVQGKGTFEELMVCSREIAASTAQLVAASKVKADKDSANLCKLQQASRGVTQATASVVASTKAGKSQVEEKDSMDFSSMTLTQIKRQEMDSQVRVLELENQLQKERQKLGELRKKHYELAGVAEGWEDAAD; encoded by the exons actgTCAGCATCAATAAGGCCATTAATGCGCAGGAAGTGGCTGTCAAGGAGAAACATGCCAGAA CATGCATCCTGGGCACGCATCACGAGAAGGGAGCACAGACCTTCTGGTCGGTGGTGAACCGGCTGCCGCTGTCCGGGAATGCCGTGCTCTGCTGGAAGTTCTGCCATGTCTTCCACAAGCTCCTCCGGGATGGCCACTCGAAT GTCCTGAAAGACTCTCTGAGATACAAGAATGAGCTGAGTGACATGAGCAGGATGTGG GGTCACCTGAGCGAGGGCTatgggcagctctgcagcatctaCCTCAAACTGCTGAGAACCAAGATGGAGTTTCACACCAAG AATCCTCGCTTCCCTGGCAACCTCCAGATGTCCGACCGGCAGCTCGATGAGGCAGGAGAGAACGATGTCAATAACTT TTTTCAGCTGACAGTGGAGATGTTTGACTACCTGGAGTGTGAGCTGAACCTCTTCCAGACAG tgttcagTTCCCTGGACATGTCCCGCTCGGTGTCGGTGACAGCCGCAGGTCAGTGCCGCCTGGCCCCGCTCATCCAGGTCATCCTGGACTGCAGCCACCTCTATGACTACACCGTCAAGCTGCTCTTCAAACTCCATTCCT GTCTGCCGGCAGATACACTGCAGGGCCACCGGGATCGGTTCCTAGAGCAGTTCAGAAA GCTGAAGGACCTTTTCTACCGCTCCAGCAACCTGCAGTACTTCAAGCGGCTGATTCAGATCCCACAGCTGCCGGAG AACCCCCCCAATTTCCTGCGCGCCTCTGCACTCTCCGAGCACATCAGCCCTGTGGTGGTCATCCCTGCTGAGGCATCCTCACCCGACAGTGAGCCCATCACAGACCTGGTGGAGATGGACACAGCCTCACAG AGCCTGTTTGACAGCAAGTTTGACGACATCTTCGGCAGCTCTTTGGGCAATGACCCCTTCAACTTCAACAGCCAGAACGGGATGAACAAGGATGACAA GGACCGCTTGATCGAGCAGCTTTATGGGGAGATCGCGGCTctgaaggaggagctggagaaCTACAAGGCTGAG AGCGCCCGGGGCATGATGCAGCTCCGTGGTCGCACCAGTGAGCTGGAGGCTGAgctggctgagcagcagcacctgaagcagcaggcacaggatgAGAGCGAGTTTCTGCGCACGGAGCTGGAGGAACTGAAGAAGCAGCGGGAGGACACGGAGAAGGCACAGAGGAGCCTGACCGAGATTGAAC ggcGGGCACAGGCCAACGAGCAGCGCTACAGCAAGTTGAAGGAGAAGTACAGTGAGCTGGTGCAGAACCACGCTGACCTGCTGCGGAAG AACGCAGAGGTGACCAAGCAGGTGACAGCAGCCAGGCAGGCCCAGGGGGATGTGGAGCGGGAgaagaaggagctggaggacTCCTTCCAGCGGGTGAGCGAGCAGGCTCAGAGGAAG tctcaggagcaggcagaggtgcTGGACACTCTGAAGAGGGAGCTGGcagccagcaggcaggagctgcaggtccTCCAGGGCACACTGGAGTCCAGCACACAG GCAAGAGCGGAGCAGAGCACCCGAATCACCGGCCTGGAGCAGGAGAGGGACAGCCTGAGCCGGGCAGCGGAGCGGCATGGGGAGGAGGTGGCTGCCCTgcatgctgagctgcagcagatgCGGGACAGGCTTGGCCgtgagcaggagagcagcaagaTGGAGCTGGAGATGTTGCAGGTCCAGCTGAGAGACAAG CAGGAGAGCAAggagcaggctctgcagcagcgTGTGGCTGAGGAGCAGTttgccctgctgcagggcacCGCACAGGAGGCCAAGCGGATGGTGCAGGATGCCCTCAGCCGTCTGGAGGATCCTGCCCACATGGCCTGCACTGGCTCAGCAG ATTGCCTCCTGTCCAGGACACTGGCAGCCTCTGAGTGCGTGGAGAGGCTGCAGGATGCACACGGCAAATACGTTTCCGACCACACAG CCATTGgctccctgctgccctgcctggccCTGTTTGCCCACCTCGTCAGTGACACCCTCCTGCAGGGCAGTGCGACCTCCCACCTGGCCCCAATGGAGCCTGCTGACC GTCTGCTGGAGGCATGCAAGCAGTGTGGCAGCGAGGCTGTGAGCTACCTCAGTGCCCTGCAGGACCCGGGCAAGGTGAAAGGTGCCGACTGCAGCCTGCTGACAACCTGCCTGAGCCGTATCGGCACCATTGGGCAG GAGCTGCGGCCCAGAGGGCTGGATGTcaagcaggaggagctgggtgaCCTGGTGGACAAGGAGATGGCAGCAACAGCAGCGGCCATCGAAACAGCAGCTGCCCGCATTGAG GAGATGCTGAGCAAGGCACGGGCTGGTGACACTGGAGTCAAACTGGAAGTGAACGAGAG GATCCTGGGCTCCTGCACAGGCCTCATGCAGGCCATCCGTGTCCTGGTCCTGGCCTCCAAGGACCTCCAGAGAGAGATTGTGGAGAGTGGACGG GGTGCAGCATCCCCCAAGGAGTTCTATGCCAAGAATTCCCGCTGGACAGAGGGTCTCATCTCCGCCTCCAAGGCTGTGGGCTGGGGTGCCACTGTCATGGT tgatgctgccGACCTGGTTGTGCAAGGCAAGGGCACCTTCGAGGAGCTGATGGTCTGTTCACGGGAGATTGcagccagcactgcccagcTCGTGGCAGCCTCCAAG GTGAAGGCAGACAAAGACAGCGCCAACCTTTGCAAGCTCCAGCAAGCCTCGCGGGGCGTCACCCAGGCCACAGCCAGCGTGGTGGCCTCCACCAAGGCTGGGAAGTCCCAGGTGGAGGAGAAAG ACAGCATGGACTTCTCCAGCATGACACTCACCCAGATCAAGCGTCAGGAGATGGATTCCCAG GTGcgggtgctggagctggagaacCAGCTGCAGAAGGAGCGGCAGAAGCTGGGAGAGCTGCGCAAGAAGCATTACGAGCTGGCAGGAGTGGCAGAGGGCTGGGAGGACG CAGCGGATTAG